Sequence from the Acidobacteriota bacterium genome:
CTGTTGCCGAACGATTGCATACGCGGTCGCTGCTCATCGTGCCGATTACTTTTAATTTGAAATTGCTCGGCACCGTCCTCTTGCATCGATGTCGCGAACATTACCTTTGGCAGGAAGATGAAATCAGTTTTGTCGCAAGCCTCGCCGAACAAATCGCCATCGGCTTCCGCTACACCCAGATTTACAGCGAAAAAGAGCATGAGGCGCGCATCAATAAAGCGCTTCTGGAAATTGCCAATGACATCAATACCGGCAATGAGTTTTCCGAAATCACCGAACACATTCTCGACCGCGCCATTGATTTACTGGGAATTGAAGCCGCCTGTCTTGCGGTGCTCGACAGCAAAGAGATTCATTTCACCAATCTGAGAACCGCCGAAGGTGTCGATGCGGCAATCCTGAAACGCCCGTCATTGAATTTTCCGATTCTGGAATTTTTGCCGAAAAATATCGAGCATGGGCAGATGCTCAAATTGCAAAGCGCCGAACAACACCCGTATGCGCGAACCTTTCTTACCGAAGTTTTTACTGCCGGCGCCTGCATTCTTTCACCCATCGTCGTTGAAGCGAAACTATTTGGCGCATTGATTCTGTTATGGAAAAATCCGAAAGCCTATTTCACTTCGGACGAGAGCGCGCTGGCGCTTGGCATATCCGACCAACTGGCGATTGCGCTTTCCAAAGCGCGGCTCTCGGCAGAGGTTTTACGGCTCCGTCAGGAACTCGAAACCGTGCAAAGCAGCCATCATCATTCCGGTCTGGTCGGTAAAAGCGATGGCATTATGCGCTGCATGGAAATGGCTGTGTATGTTGCCGACAGTTATACGACGGTGTTGATTCAAGGCGAATCGGGAACCGGCAAAGAGGTGCTCGCGGATTTGATTCAATCGCGTTCCTCGCGCAACGCTAAGCCTTACATCAAAATCAACTGCGGCGCGATTCCCGAAAGTTTGCTGGAATCGGAACTTTTCGGTCACGAAAAAGGCGCCTTTACCGATGCGCGCTCGCGTCGTATCGGCAAGTTTGAAGAAGCCAATGGCGGTACGTTGTTTTTGGATGAAATCGGTGAGATGAGTTTAGGCGCGCAGATTCGTTTGCTGCGCGTCTTGCAAAACGGCGAAATCGTGCGCGTCGGCAGCAATGAAGTCATCAAGACCGATGTGCGGGTGATTGCCGCAACCAATGTAGATTTGGAAGAGGCGGTGCGCGAAGGGCGTTTTCGTCGTGACCTGTTTTATCGCTTGAATGTTTATCCGATAAAACTTCCGGCATTGCGCGAACGCCGCGAAGACATTCCGCTTTTGGCAATTCATTTTCTGGAAATCTACCGCAAACGCTCGAATAAAAACATCACCGGAATTACCGAAAAAGCGTTGTCGCGATTGCGGCGTTATGATTGGCACGGCAATGTCCGCGAACTCGAAAACGCCATTGAACGCGCGGTCATCATCGCGCAGGGCAATATGATTACCGTCGATGATTTGCCGGATGCAGTGCGCGGCGCAGAAAGCGAAGCCGATGCCAAACAGACGCTTGAAATCGAAGTCGGCACCACTGTCGATGAAGCCGAAAAACGCCTGATACTGGAAACTCTGACATTTAATAACGGCGACCGCACCCGCACCGCACAGATGCTCGGCATCGGTCGCAAAACGCTTTATCGCAAACTTCAACAATACAACGCGGATTAAAACTTTTCTTTTGACTTCCCATTAAAAAGTAATGAAACAAATTTCTGTTTGTGGGGTTCAACCTCCAAAAACTTGGAGAAACCTCATTGAACCAATTTGCAAACCTCTCTGATGAAAAATGCTTGAATGGCATTTTATTAGGAACAGCCGTCGGTGATTCGCTCGGACTGCCAGCCGAAGGATTAAGTGCACGACGTATAGCTAAGCTTTTCCGAGGCACCTGGAAACAGCGATTTATTTTTGGTCGAGGAATGATAAGCGATGACACCGAACATACGGTTTTTGTTGCTCAATCATTGTTGACAAGGTCAGTTGATGAATTCCGAAACAGGTTGTCGTGGAAACTTCGTTTATGGTTGCTTACTTTACCCGCAGGAATCGGATTGGCGACGCTACGTTCGATTATGAAATTGTGGTTGGGCTTTTCGCCAAAACGAAGTGGCGTGTTTTCTGCGGGCAATGGCGCTGCCATGAAATCGGCAATCATCGGCGGATACTTTGCCAATGAACCCGACAAAATAAATCTTTATGTTGAAGCCTGCACGCGAATGACCCATACAGACCCGAAAGCGTTGACGGGCGCACTTGCCGTTGCACAACTGACAGGCTGGATTGTTCGCAATCAAGATGCAACCGGCTTCGCACCCAATAAAATTTTTTCATTACTTGATAAAACCGGAAGCGATAAAGAATGGCAGGAAATTTTGCGAAAGATGCAGATTGGTTATGCAAATTCATATTCTGTGAAAGAATTCGCTGCGAGTATGAATTTACAGCGAGCCATAAGTGGTTACGTTTATCACACGGTTCCGATGGCTATTTATAGCTGGATGATTCATTACGGTGATTTTCGCAAGGCGGTTGAATCAGTGCTCGATTGTGGTGGTGATACCGATACAGTTGCCGCAATTGTCGGAGCACTTTCAGGAGCAACAGTTGGTGAGCGAGGAATACCTGTAGAATGGTTTAATCGAATTCGCGATTACCCATTTAGCACAACTTATCTGAGGAAGTTATCCGATTGTTTAGCAAAGCAACGCCCTGATCAAAGAATTACAAAAAATAAATTTCTGTATCACCTGATTCAAACAGCGCGAAATATGCTCTTTTTTGCTATAGTCTTGACTCACATCATCAGGCGGTTAGCACCGCCGTACTAGCGATTGTTTAAGGAAGAAAAGGAGAGGGTATGAAGAGAACAGTGAATGCAATTGTGGTTTTGGCAACCATACTTGTCGCTTCCGTTAGCATTTTCGCGCAAGGAAATTCAGCGGCTGTTGGCACCTGGGATATGGCGCTGGAAACCCCGCAAGGGACACGCAATTTCCCGTTTTCGTTGAAAGAAGTGGACGGAAAACTGGTGCCCAGCACACCATTCAAAAGCGCCGAAGTCAAAGGCGATGCTATCACGATGCATATGACCGTGAAGTTTCAAGATAGTGACCTGGAGATAACTTACACCGGCAAAATCACCGGCGATACCATGAGCGGCGATGCCGATTTCGGCGGGTTGGCTTCGGGCACCTGGGCTGCAAAACGTAAAGCCGAAGGCAGCGCCCCGGCAGCAAGCGGACAAACGAGCGGCGCTGCAAATGTCACGGGCACCTGGAACGCCACCGTAGAAACCCAAGCCGGAACCGGCAACCCGACCTTTGTGTTCAAACAAGACGGCGAAGCTCTGACCGGAAATTACAAGGGACAACTCGGTGAAGCGACGCTTAAAGGCACCGTCAAAGGCGCGGACATTTCGTTTTCTTTCAAAGTGAACGTGCAAGGTCAAGACCTCGACATCACTTACACGGGTAAAGTCAACGGGGATTCGATGAGCGGTAAAGTCGTGCTCGGCAGTTTCGGCGAAGGCACCTGGACAGCCAAGAAAGCCAAATAGGGCGGCTTAACCATTGACTGCGGTTGAGAAAACGGTCTTTTGACCGCGCTGCCAGTTGATTTGGAATCACCTGTCACAAACGGCACAAACAACCTAAAAGATGGAAAGGTGAGGCGAGTGGTTTCAGCGAGTCGCCTCACCTTTTTTTTGTGAAGCGATTTCAATCTTTGAATAATTCATCAACAGCAAGTTTTAAGTCGGGAAAAATTTTTGAAGCGATGCGCTGACCTTTTTTGAAAGTTGATTTTTTACCGAACCCTTTGCCACGTTTGTACAGCGCCTCAACCGTTTGACCGGTTTCATCAATCAACCAGAGTTCATTGATACCTAACGCCCCATAAGTTTCGGCTTTGGTGTTGCGGTCATAGATAGCCGAACCCGGCGAGATGACTTCGATAACTAAATCGGCTGTGTGACGATGTTCGGGCTTCATCGTGGCTTCGAGTTCAGCCGAAACATAAAACATATCGGGTTCAAGGTAGGTATGCGTTCCCGTCCAAATCGCCGCGCGCGGAACGTAGAGTTTGCCTTTATCATCGCGTTGACTTAAATAGGCAGACAATTTTTGAAGTGATCTTGATACAATATTATCGTGTGGGCATTCAGGCTGAGGAGTCAAAAACAAAACTCCTGCGATGAGTTCGAGTTTCGCGCCGTCTTTGGGTTCGGGCAATTTCCAGAACTCTTCGAGTGTGTAAGTTTTCAGCAGCGGTGACGTGATTAAGGAAGCCATCACATTTCTCCTCAAAAAATCTTGCCTGCGAGCATAACATAAATTTTCACTGCGCCTTCGCCTTAACCTTTCAGCAATCGCCAAAACGATTTGCTTACCCTTTCAGGGAAGACGAAAATTGAGCGTCACAATTCGTCAGGAATTCATTGCAAGAAAATTTTTGAAGTCGCGTTCACTGATTAGCCCGTCCAAGTTCAGGAGAATTTAAAATGAAACCAGCCTTGTTATTTGTTTTGTTGTGCCTCGTTTTGTGCGCGTTCAGTTTTTTTTCGACCCGCGCGCAGGAAAGCGATTACCAAAAGTTAAAAACCGAAGCCGAAAAATATTACGCTGAAAAATCCTTCAGCAAAGCCCGCGAAATCTACACACCAGCCAAAGACTTGAAGCTTTCAGCAGCAGATAGTCGCTGGGTAGCCTTTCGTCTGGCAGATACCTTGTGGCGCGCACAGGCGGCGACGCAAACTGCGGATTCGACCAAATACGATGAAGCGCGACAACAACTCGAAGCCTTGATTCGCGACATTCAACGAACCGAAGACCGCGACATTGTCTGGGCGGAAGCGCAGGAATCGCTCGGCGATTTCTGGTGGACGCGCAAAGATTCGCAAAACTGGTATCAGGGCTGGCAGTTTTATCAACAGGCATTGGACTATTGGGCGGGGTCTTCGGAACTCGATTTAGCGCGCAGTCGTTATTTGCAAATCGTCTGGCGCATGTCGCGTTCCGAATGGACGGATTATTACTACTATGGTTATTACGGCACTGCGCCGCTCGATGTGGTCGAGAATGCCTTGAAGATTGCCGAATCGGCAAACGACAAAGCCCACGCGCATTATCTGGTTGCGATGACGCTTCGCAACCAAGGCAACTATGAACAGCGCATTCGCGTCGGCGATGAATTTGAAGCGGCAATGGCTGCCGGTAAATCAAACGACTGGTACGATGACGCGCTGTTTTTTTACGGCGAATGGATGATGACGAACGGGCGCATTTCGCAAGACGCGAACGGCAACTACAAACAGGAACAGGATTTCGTCAAAGCCCTGGAACTTTTTCGCCGCCTCACCCGCGAATTTCAAAAAGGCGAAACTCGATACTTCGATAACGCCAAAAATTATATTGATCAAATCACCAAACCGACCGTCGGCATTTATGTTTCCAATATCTTTCTGCCGGGTTCCGAAATTCAATTTTCAATGAACTGGCGCAACGTCCGGCGCATTGACCTTGCACTCTACAAAGTTGATTTGACCCGCGACATTCGCTTTACCCAAAACGACAGCGCAGGCAGTTGGACTCAGCGCATCAATGCCAGCGAACGCATTAAAGCGTGGACGAAAGAGATCGAGGACAAAGGCGATTACAAACCCGGAAGCGAGACTTTGCGACTGGATGAAAAATTAGCGACCGGCGCATATGTCATCGAAGCGAAAATTGATGGCACAGCGGTGCGTGATGTGATTTTAGTGAGCGACACATCGCTGGTTATTAAAACTGCCCGCAAACAGGCGGTGGCTTATTTTTGCAATGTCGCGGATGGCTCACCGGTCGCCAATGCTAATGTGAAAGTGTGGGAGCGGTTTTATAACGGCAACTTTTATGAATGGAAAGAATTTTCCAAACCGACCAACGAGGACGGCATCGCGGCGTTTGATTTGGACGAGATGAGAAACGGCTACAACACAGAAATTTTTGTCGCCGCATCCAGCGATAACCGGCAGGCATTTGCCAACGGTTACAACTACGCTTACGGCAGAAACGCAGAGGACTGGCGCATCTATGCCTTTACAGACCGCCCGGCTTATCGTCCCAATGAAACCGTGCAATGGAAATTCATTGCGCGAAAATATAACCATCAAGTTTATTCAACACCTGCCGGGCAAATTGTCGAATACGAAATCACTGACCCCAAGGGAGCGAAAGTCAGCGATGGCAAAACCAAACTCAATCAATTCGGCAGCGCCTGGGGCGCAGTTGAACTCAAAGAGAGTATGCCGCTTGGCGAATACCGCATTGTATTTTGGGACGAAGGGCGCAAAGACCATATCGGCAATGCGACGCTCTTTCGCCTGGAAGAATACAAATTGCCGGAATTTAAAGTCGCTGTGAAAACCCCTGAAATTGACGGCAAGAAAAAAGCCTTTCGCGTGGGTGAAAAAGTCGAAGTCAACATTCAAGCGGATTACTATTTCGGCGGCGCGGTCGCGAATGCCAATGTCGAAGTCATCGTTTATCAAAAGCCATTTTATCGCTACTGGTATCCGCGCCGCGATTATGCCTGGTACTTTGAAGACATCGACCAGCGATATGCAAACTATTACGGGCGCGGACAACAAATCAAACGCGAAATTTTAAAGACCGACGCCACCGGCAAAGCGGTTTTAGTTTTTGATACGCCGCGCAACAGCGGTCAGGATTTCGAGTATGCCATTGAAGCCCGCGTTACCGATTCTTCGCGCCGCGAAATCAACGCTACAAGTTCGGTGCGCGTCACCCGGCAACGTTATTTCGTCAACGCCAGACCCGCGCATTACCTCTATCGCCCGCAGGATAAAGTCGCGGTGAATATCAACGCAGCGGACGCCAACGACCAACCTTTACAGGTTGAAGGTCGGGTGAAAGTAACGCGCGATTACTGGTATGAAATCTGGCTTGACCCGACAGGCAAAGAGGTCAAAGGCGATGAATTGAAACGTTTGCAGGAGCGCGGCAGTTTTCCGCCCGCGCCGGTGGATGGCAAAGCATGGCAGTTGAAGTTTCGCGGCTACGAACACGACGACATCACCACACAGGTGGTAAAGACCAATAAAGATGGCGAGGCGGAATTCGGGTTTACACCCGAACGCGAAGGATTTTATCGCCTCACCTGGACAAGCGAAGATAAAGGCTCGACAAACATCACGGCGGAAACCACCGTGTGGGTCGCAACCCGCGCAACGACGGATTTGGGCTATCGTTACACAGGCGTTGAAATCATCATTGATAAAGATACGGTCAAAGCCGGGCAGAGCGCGCCTGTGATGCTGGTTGCGCCAACCAATGACCGCTTTGTTTTGTTCAGCGTCGAAGCCGAAGATTTACTCAGTTTTCAACTGGTGCGCATGACCGGCAATGTGAAACTCATTGAACTGCCGATAGAGGAGCGCCACGTTCCCAATGTTTTCCTGAGCGCCGCGATGGTCAACGACCGGCAAGTATTTATGGACACCAAACAGATTGTCGTGCCGCCGGTGAAAAACTTTTTAAGTGTCGAGGTGAACAGCGACCGCGAAGAATATCAGGCGCGTGAAGAAGGCACGCTTACGGTAACGGCGCGCGATAATGAAGGCAAACCGGTTTCGGCGGAAATTGCATTGGGGCTTGTGGACGAGTCGGTTTATTACATTCAAAAAGATTACGCGGGCGACCCGCGCCAATTTTATTTCGGCGCGAAACGCCCGCATCAAGTGCAAACCCAGAGCACTTTCAATCAAAAAGCCTATCAACGATTGGTTGAAGATAAAGATAAACAATTGGTCGATGACCGCACTATCGGACAAAGAGATGAAGAGCGGGAGCGTTCAGGTGGTCCCGGCGGCGGCGGAACGGGCGTTTTCGGTGGTATTGGACGCGCGCAGAAGGCTGAGATGGCAAAGGATTCGTTCAGACAACAAAATGCCCCAATGGCAGCAAGCGAAATTGTCAGTGTCGATAGCGCGGCAGTAATGGATGCAAAGAAGGTTGATAATTTGCCTCTCAACGGTCGCAAGTTTAACGAAATATCTGAACTGAAACCCGGCGTTGCAGGCAAAGAGCCGAAGGTTCAGGTGCGCAATGATTTTCGCTCAACCGTCATCTGGCAACCCAATGTCGTCACCGATGCAAGCGGCAAAGCGACGGTGAAAATTAAATTCCCCGATTCGCTGACCACCTGGAAAGCAACGGCGCGGGCACTCACCGCTACGAATCAATTCGGCATCGCCGAAGATTCGGCGCGCACCAAACAACCGTTAATCGTTCGCCTGCAAGCGCCGCGCTTTTTCGTCGCGGGCGATACGACCACAGTTTCAGCCGTCATCAATAACAACACCGATAAAGCGATGACCGTGCAGCCGACGCTCAATGCCGAAGGCGTCATCGTCACCGGCTTTATGCAAAACGGCAAACCCGCAAAAGGCGAACTCGCGCCCGTTTCAGTTGCGGCAAACGGCGAAGCGCGCATTGATTGGGTCGTGAGTGTCAAAGACGCAGGCAATGTGAAACTGCGCGTCACCGGTCGCAACACTCAATACGTTGACGCGATGGAAAAATCGTTCATCGCTTATGAACACGGCATTGAAAAATATGTCGCCAAATCCGGCAAACTGCGCGGCGATGATGTCACCGTCAAACTCGATATTCCCAAAGAGCGCAAAGCCGAATCAACCACACTTACTGTGCAACTCGCGCCAAGCATGGCAGTGACCATGATTGACGCGCTGCCGTACCTTGCGAACTACCCATACGGCTGCACGGAACAAACCATGAGTCGCTTTTTGCCCGCTGCGATTGTGCGAAAGACTTTGCAGGATTTAGGTATCAACCCCGAAGTCGCGATGAGTCAAACGTTCGGTGGCATCGTGCAGCAAACCGCCGATAAAACCCACAGCCAACCCAAACAAGACCTGCGCAAATTGGATGACATGATTCGCCAGGGGCTTGAACGCCTCTACAATTTTCAACACGATGATGGCGGCTGGGGTTGGTGGAAAGAAGGCAATAGCGACCACTTTATGACAGCATATGTCGTCTGGGGACTCGCGCTTGCCCGCAATGCCGATGTTGAAATTAAAGCCGGCGTACTCGAAAGAGGCGCAGAGTTTTTAACCAACGAACTGGTTGAAGAAGAGAGCAATTACGATATGCAGGCGTGGATGCTGCACGCTTTGGCAAGCTATCAAGCGTCACAAAAAAATATCGAAGTCGGAAATTTTACGACCAAAGCGTTCGATAATTTGTGGACCAACCGCGAACGTTTGAACGCTTATACGCGGGCGTTGCTGGCGCTTGCGGCGCACCATTTTAAATACGCCGACAAGGCGAAAATCCTGGTCGAGAATTTAGAGAATGGTGTGAAGATTGACCGCGCGCCCGACACTTCCATCATCCTGCGCGGCGCGCAAAGTTCAAATGATGCGGTGATGGCAACGGCGCACTGGGGCGAAGACGGTGTGTGGTGGCGCTGGTCGGATGGCGGCGTCGAAGCTACGGCTTTTGCGCTTCGCGCTATCTTAGCGATTGACCCGCAAAATAAACTCATTGAACCGGTGACCAACTGGTTGATTAAAAATCGACGCGGCGCGCAGTGGTCAAACACCAGAGATACGGCAATCACGGTGCTGGCGATGAATGATTATTTGAAAACCAGCGGCGAATTGAAACCCGATATCGAATATGAACTGACGGTCAACGGGCAATTGATTGCTGCGAAAAAATTGACTGCGGAAGCGGCGCTCGCTGCGCCGAGTGAATTTCCGATTGACCGTAAATTCATTCGCGATGGCGCCAACGACATTCGCATACGCCGCAAAAACGGCGCAACGCCACTCTACTTTTCGGCGCGCGCCGAATTTTTCAGCCTCGAAGAACCCATCACCGACGCAGGCAATGAAATTTTTGTGCGCCGCGAATATTACAAACTCGTGGCGCGTCCGACGCTTCTGAAAGGCTATGTTTACGAACGTCTGCCGCTCAGGGACGGCGAATCGGTCACGAGCGGCGAACGTGTCGAAGCGATTATCGTGGTCGAATCAAAGAACAATTATGATTATCTGCTGTTTGAAGATTTGAAACCCGCAGGACTTGAAGCCGTCGAAATCCGTAGCGGTGAAAATCTCTTCATTAAGGAATTGAAATCCGGCGCAATTGGTCGCAAATTCGGCGCGAGTGACAAAGACGTTAAAGACCCGAAAGCGGCTACCGGAGCCTATTTCGCGTCAACCGATGAAGCCAATTACACGGGACGCGCGGTGTGGGTGTATCAGGAACTGCGCGACCGGAAAGTGGCGATGTTCATTGACCATTTACCGGAAGGCGTCTGGGAACTCCGTTATGAACTGCGAGCCGAAACGCCGGGCGCATTTCACGCTTTGCCGGTGCTCGGACACGCCATGTACGTGCCGGAGATTCGTTGCAACGGACAGGAGATGCGAATCAAGGTCGAAGATAAAGAGTGAGAGCAAATACAGGGTTGTTGATATAACCTTGATTTGGCAAGGAAAAAGGCGCAAATTTTTGCAGTCAAATTATTTTCACGGAGAAAATTATGATTGACGCAAACACGCCACAGAAAACCGGGCAAGGATGGGTGATTGATATTCCACCGGCGTTTGCTCAAGAACTGGGCGTTGCCGAAGGGTCAATCGCTCTGCTCCATGCCAGACAGGGACAAATCGAAGTCGAAATTTTACCGCCGCCAACGCCTGAACTTGAAGCCGCTGTGCAACGAATTCAGGCAAAATACCAAGAGGTTTTCGAGGAGTTGAAACGGCTTGGCGATTGAAGAAGCGAAATACCTTTCTTACGTTGAAGCAGTTTATCTTCATATCATCTTGATGCGCTCGTGGAACGAACCGCTATATGGGGTTGCCGATAAAACTTTGATTGAATCCGCTCTGGCTCGCCCTCGGCAAGCCGTCACTTATGAAAACGCCGACCTCATTCGGCAGGCGGCGACGCTCTATTTCGGATTGATTAAAAACCACCCCTGGTTTGGCGGTAATAAACGAACCACGACAGCAGTTGTCGATGAATTCCTCTATCGCAACGGTAAAGAAATCACCGCTAGCAAAGCGGACGTCATCGAACTGGTGCTGAACATTGAATCGGATCAATATGGCGTAGATGAAATTGAGCACTGGCTTCAGCAGCGGGTTACAAATTTATCTCAGTAAGCTTTGCCGCAAATTCGTTGCAACGGACAGGAGATGCGAATCAAGGTCGAAGATAAGGAGTAATCTTTCCAGGAATTTTTCAATCTGTCTCAGGCATTCATGAACTTACAGGTTTATTGAGAGGCGTTCGCAAGGTCGTTATACTCAATTAACCACTGCAAAGCGCAATGAATGGCAAAGGAGTTTATGAATGTCTGAAACCAATAAAGAAATCGCAACCCTTGGC
This genomic interval carries:
- a CDS encoding Uma2 family endonuclease, yielding MASLITSPLLKTYTLEEFWKLPEPKDGAKLELIAGVLFLTPQPECPHDNIVSRSLQKLSAYLSQRDDKGKLYVPRAAIWTGTHTYLEPDMFYVSAELEATMKPEHRHTADLVIEVISPGSAIYDRNTKAETYGALGINELWLIDETGQTVEALYKRGKGFGKKSTFKKGQRIASKIFPDLKLAVDELFKD
- a CDS encoding type II toxin-antitoxin system death-on-curing family toxin; its protein translation is MAIEEAKYLSYVEAVYLHIILMRSWNEPLYGVADKTLIESALARPRQAVTYENADLIRQAATLYFGLIKNHPWFGGNKRTTTAVVDEFLYRNGKEITASKADVIELVLNIESDQYGVDEIEHWLQQRVTNLSQ
- a CDS encoding ADP-ribosylglycohydrolase family protein — translated: MNQFANLSDEKCLNGILLGTAVGDSLGLPAEGLSARRIAKLFRGTWKQRFIFGRGMISDDTEHTVFVAQSLLTRSVDEFRNRLSWKLRLWLLTLPAGIGLATLRSIMKLWLGFSPKRSGVFSAGNGAAMKSAIIGGYFANEPDKINLYVEACTRMTHTDPKALTGALAVAQLTGWIVRNQDATGFAPNKIFSLLDKTGSDKEWQEILRKMQIGYANSYSVKEFAASMNLQRAISGYVYHTVPMAIYSWMIHYGDFRKAVESVLDCGGDTDTVAAIVGALSGATVGERGIPVEWFNRIRDYPFSTTYLRKLSDCLAKQRPDQRITKNKFLYHLIQTARNMLFFAIVLTHIIRRLAPPY
- a CDS encoding alpha-2-macroglobulin family protein → MKPALLFVLLCLVLCAFSFFSTRAQESDYQKLKTEAEKYYAEKSFSKAREIYTPAKDLKLSAADSRWVAFRLADTLWRAQAATQTADSTKYDEARQQLEALIRDIQRTEDRDIVWAEAQESLGDFWWTRKDSQNWYQGWQFYQQALDYWAGSSELDLARSRYLQIVWRMSRSEWTDYYYYGYYGTAPLDVVENALKIAESANDKAHAHYLVAMTLRNQGNYEQRIRVGDEFEAAMAAGKSNDWYDDALFFYGEWMMTNGRISQDANGNYKQEQDFVKALELFRRLTREFQKGETRYFDNAKNYIDQITKPTVGIYVSNIFLPGSEIQFSMNWRNVRRIDLALYKVDLTRDIRFTQNDSAGSWTQRINASERIKAWTKEIEDKGDYKPGSETLRLDEKLATGAYVIEAKIDGTAVRDVILVSDTSLVIKTARKQAVAYFCNVADGSPVANANVKVWERFYNGNFYEWKEFSKPTNEDGIAAFDLDEMRNGYNTEIFVAASSDNRQAFANGYNYAYGRNAEDWRIYAFTDRPAYRPNETVQWKFIARKYNHQVYSTPAGQIVEYEITDPKGAKVSDGKTKLNQFGSAWGAVELKESMPLGEYRIVFWDEGRKDHIGNATLFRLEEYKLPEFKVAVKTPEIDGKKKAFRVGEKVEVNIQADYYFGGAVANANVEVIVYQKPFYRYWYPRRDYAWYFEDIDQRYANYYGRGQQIKREILKTDATGKAVLVFDTPRNSGQDFEYAIEARVTDSSRREINATSSVRVTRQRYFVNARPAHYLYRPQDKVAVNINAADANDQPLQVEGRVKVTRDYWYEIWLDPTGKEVKGDELKRLQERGSFPPAPVDGKAWQLKFRGYEHDDITTQVVKTNKDGEAEFGFTPEREGFYRLTWTSEDKGSTNITAETTVWVATRATTDLGYRYTGVEIIIDKDTVKAGQSAPVMLVAPTNDRFVLFSVEAEDLLSFQLVRMTGNVKLIELPIEERHVPNVFLSAAMVNDRQVFMDTKQIVVPPVKNFLSVEVNSDREEYQAREEGTLTVTARDNEGKPVSAEIALGLVDESVYYIQKDYAGDPRQFYFGAKRPHQVQTQSTFNQKAYQRLVEDKDKQLVDDRTIGQRDEERERSGGPGGGGTGVFGGIGRAQKAEMAKDSFRQQNAPMAASEIVSVDSAAVMDAKKVDNLPLNGRKFNEISELKPGVAGKEPKVQVRNDFRSTVIWQPNVVTDASGKATVKIKFPDSLTTWKATARALTATNQFGIAEDSARTKQPLIVRLQAPRFFVAGDTTTVSAVINNNTDKAMTVQPTLNAEGVIVTGFMQNGKPAKGELAPVSVAANGEARIDWVVSVKDAGNVKLRVTGRNTQYVDAMEKSFIAYEHGIEKYVAKSGKLRGDDVTVKLDIPKERKAESTTLTVQLAPSMAVTMIDALPYLANYPYGCTEQTMSRFLPAAIVRKTLQDLGINPEVAMSQTFGGIVQQTADKTHSQPKQDLRKLDDMIRQGLERLYNFQHDDGGWGWWKEGNSDHFMTAYVVWGLALARNADVEIKAGVLERGAEFLTNELVEEESNYDMQAWMLHALASYQASQKNIEVGNFTTKAFDNLWTNRERLNAYTRALLALAAHHFKYADKAKILVENLENGVKIDRAPDTSIILRGAQSSNDAVMATAHWGEDGVWWRWSDGGVEATAFALRAILAIDPQNKLIEPVTNWLIKNRRGAQWSNTRDTAITVLAMNDYLKTSGELKPDIEYELTVNGQLIAAKKLTAEAALAAPSEFPIDRKFIRDGANDIRIRRKNGATPLYFSARAEFFSLEEPITDAGNEIFVRREYYKLVARPTLLKGYVYERLPLRDGESVTSGERVEAIIVVESKNNYDYLLFEDLKPAGLEAVEIRSGENLFIKELKSGAIGRKFGASDKDVKDPKAATGAYFASTDEANYTGRAVWVYQELRDRKVAMFIDHLPEGVWELRYELRAETPGAFHALPVLGHAMYVPEIRCNGQEMRIKVEDKE
- a CDS encoding sigma 54-interacting transcriptional regulator, producing MQDILSLERKLKMYEAREAVLSRIGSETFSVIDLNNFLRATVNEIGKMMRVDRCDVMTLAPDGKLRITHEYRVDVHDLPSSLGIEIDFDRLQESFDFHSIKAIEDTATAELPHTIRAVAERLHTRSLLIVPITFNLKLLGTVLLHRCREHYLWQEDEISFVASLAEQIAIGFRYTQIYSEKEHEARINKALLEIANDINTGNEFSEITEHILDRAIDLLGIEAACLAVLDSKEIHFTNLRTAEGVDAAILKRPSLNFPILEFLPKNIEHGQMLKLQSAEQHPYARTFLTEVFTAGACILSPIVVEAKLFGALILLWKNPKAYFTSDESALALGISDQLAIALSKARLSAEVLRLRQELETVQSSHHHSGLVGKSDGIMRCMEMAVYVADSYTTVLIQGESGTGKEVLADLIQSRSSRNAKPYIKINCGAIPESLLESELFGHEKGAFTDARSRRIGKFEEANGGTLFLDEIGEMSLGAQIRLLRVLQNGEIVRVGSNEVIKTDVRVIAATNVDLEEAVREGRFRRDLFYRLNVYPIKLPALRERREDIPLLAIHFLEIYRKRSNKNITGITEKALSRLRRYDWHGNVRELENAIERAVIIAQGNMITVDDLPDAVRGAESEADAKQTLEIEVGTTVDEAEKRLILETLTFNNGDRTRTAQMLGIGRKTLYRKLQQYNAD